One genomic region from Apodemus sylvaticus chromosome 1, mApoSyl1.1, whole genome shotgun sequence encodes:
- the Irf7 gene encoding interferon regulatory factor 7 isoform X2: MAKVRGTQRVLFRDWLLGEVSSGQYRGLQWLNEARTVFRVPWKHFGRRDLDEEDAQIFKAWAVARGRWPPSGVNLPPPEAEAAERRGWKTNFRCALCSTGCFILRQDNSGDPVDPHKVYELSLELGSTDPAMENREEVTLSNALPAQGVSLEPFLARGNAGLRTPSPLSRGAGDLLLQVLQYSHMLESESGADSVPQQAPGQEQDHVSEEAHAARQVDAVPPSPRLQHPALMTEHNLGFLDVTIMYKGRTVLQAMVGHPRCVFLYSPMGSAVRTSEPQPVIFPSPAELPDQKQLQYTETLLQHVSPGLQLELRGPSLWALRMGKCKVYWEVGSPLGSTNPSTPAQLLERNCHTPIFDFSTFFRELEEFRARRRQGSPHYTIYLGFGQDLSAGRPKEKSLILVKLEPWLCKAHLEGVQREGVSSLDSSSLGLCLSSTNSLYDDIEHFLMDLGQWT, encoded by the exons ATGGCTAAAGTGAG GGGGACCCAGCGAGTGCTGTTCAGAGACTGGCTATTGGGTGAGGTCAGTAGCGGCCAGTACAGGGGGCTGCAGTGGCTGAATGAGGCTCGCACAGTCTTCCGTGTGCCCTGGAAGCATTTTGGTCGTAGGGATCTGGATGAAGAAGATGCACAGATCTTCAAG GCCTGGGCTGTGGCCCGAGGGAGGTGGCCACCTAGTGGAGTTAACTTACCACCCCCAGAGGCTGAGGCCGCTGAGCGAAGAGGCTGGAAGACCAATTTCCGATGTGCACTCTGCAGCACAGGGTGCTTTATCTTGCGCCAAGACAATTCAGGGGACCCTGTTGACCCACACAAAGTGTATGAACTTAGCCTGGAGCTTGGGTCTACTG ACCCAGCCATGGAAAACAGGGAAGAAGTGACCCTCAGCAATGCCCTTCCTGCACAG GGTGTGTCCCTGGAACCATTCCTGGCGAGAGGAAATGCTGGGCTCCGGACCCCAAGCCCTCTTTCTAGAGGTGCTGGGGACCTCTTGCTTCAGGTTCTGCAATACAGCCACATGCTGGAATCTGAGTCTGGGGCAGACTCTGTCCCACAACAGGCACCTG GCCAGGAGCAAGACCATGTTTCTGAGGAAGCCCATGCAGCACGGCAGGTGGATGCTGTCCCCCCCAGCCCCAGGCTTCAACACCCAGCTCTGATGACTG AGCACAACCTTGGGTTCCTGGATGTGACCATCATGTACAAGGGCCGCACAGTGCTCCAGGCAATGGTGGGGCACCCCAGATGCGTGTTCCTGTATAGCCCTATGGGCTCAGCAGTAAGGACTTCAGAGCCCCAGCCGGTGATTTTCCCCAGCCCTGCTGAGCTCCCAGATCAGAAGCAGCTGCAGTACACAGAGACTCTTCTACAGCACGTGTCTCCAGGCCTTCAGTTGGAACTTCGGGGCCCATCACTGTGGGCCCTGCGCATGGGCAAGTGCAAGGTGTACTGGGAGGTGGGCAGCCCTCTGGGCTCCACCAACCCCTCCACCCCAGCCCAGCTGCTGGAGCGCAACTGCCATACCCCCATCTTTGACTTTAGCACTTTCTTCAGAG AACTGGAGGAGTTCCGTGCAAGGAGGCGGCAAGGATCACCACATTACACCATCTACCTGGGCTTTGGGCAAGACTTGTCAGCAGGGAGGCCCAAGGAGAAGAGCCTGATCCTGGTGAAG CTAGAGCCATGGCTATGCAAGGCACACCTGGAAGGCGTGCAGCGTGAGGGTGTGTCCTCCCTGGACAGCAGCAGTCTTGGCCTGTGCTTGTCTAGCACCAATAGTCTCTACGATGACATCGAGCACTTCCTCATGGACCTGGGTCAGTGGACTTGA
- the Irf7 gene encoding interferon regulatory factor 7 isoform X1 encodes MAKVRGTQRVLFRDWLLGEVSSGQYRGLQWLNEARTVFRVPWKHFGRRDLDEEDAQIFKAWAVARGRWPPSGVNLPPPEAEAAERRGWKTNFRCALCSTGCFILRQDNSGDPVDPHKVYELSLELGSTVDPAMENREEVTLSNALPAQGVSLEPFLARGNAGLRTPSPLSRGAGDLLLQVLQYSHMLESESGADSVPQQAPGQEQDHVSEEAHAARQVDAVPPSPRLQHPALMTEHNLGFLDVTIMYKGRTVLQAMVGHPRCVFLYSPMGSAVRTSEPQPVIFPSPAELPDQKQLQYTETLLQHVSPGLQLELRGPSLWALRMGKCKVYWEVGSPLGSTNPSTPAQLLERNCHTPIFDFSTFFRELEEFRARRRQGSPHYTIYLGFGQDLSAGRPKEKSLILVKLEPWLCKAHLEGVQREGVSSLDSSSLGLCLSSTNSLYDDIEHFLMDLGQWT; translated from the exons ATGGCTAAAGTGAG GGGGACCCAGCGAGTGCTGTTCAGAGACTGGCTATTGGGTGAGGTCAGTAGCGGCCAGTACAGGGGGCTGCAGTGGCTGAATGAGGCTCGCACAGTCTTCCGTGTGCCCTGGAAGCATTTTGGTCGTAGGGATCTGGATGAAGAAGATGCACAGATCTTCAAG GCCTGGGCTGTGGCCCGAGGGAGGTGGCCACCTAGTGGAGTTAACTTACCACCCCCAGAGGCTGAGGCCGCTGAGCGAAGAGGCTGGAAGACCAATTTCCGATGTGCACTCTGCAGCACAGGGTGCTTTATCTTGCGCCAAGACAATTCAGGGGACCCTGTTGACCCACACAAAGTGTATGAACTTAGCCTGGAGCTTGGGTCTACTG TAGACCCAGCCATGGAAAACAGGGAAGAAGTGACCCTCAGCAATGCCCTTCCTGCACAG GGTGTGTCCCTGGAACCATTCCTGGCGAGAGGAAATGCTGGGCTCCGGACCCCAAGCCCTCTTTCTAGAGGTGCTGGGGACCTCTTGCTTCAGGTTCTGCAATACAGCCACATGCTGGAATCTGAGTCTGGGGCAGACTCTGTCCCACAACAGGCACCTG GCCAGGAGCAAGACCATGTTTCTGAGGAAGCCCATGCAGCACGGCAGGTGGATGCTGTCCCCCCCAGCCCCAGGCTTCAACACCCAGCTCTGATGACTG AGCACAACCTTGGGTTCCTGGATGTGACCATCATGTACAAGGGCCGCACAGTGCTCCAGGCAATGGTGGGGCACCCCAGATGCGTGTTCCTGTATAGCCCTATGGGCTCAGCAGTAAGGACTTCAGAGCCCCAGCCGGTGATTTTCCCCAGCCCTGCTGAGCTCCCAGATCAGAAGCAGCTGCAGTACACAGAGACTCTTCTACAGCACGTGTCTCCAGGCCTTCAGTTGGAACTTCGGGGCCCATCACTGTGGGCCCTGCGCATGGGCAAGTGCAAGGTGTACTGGGAGGTGGGCAGCCCTCTGGGCTCCACCAACCCCTCCACCCCAGCCCAGCTGCTGGAGCGCAACTGCCATACCCCCATCTTTGACTTTAGCACTTTCTTCAGAG AACTGGAGGAGTTCCGTGCAAGGAGGCGGCAAGGATCACCACATTACACCATCTACCTGGGCTTTGGGCAAGACTTGTCAGCAGGGAGGCCCAAGGAGAAGAGCCTGATCCTGGTGAAG CTAGAGCCATGGCTATGCAAGGCACACCTGGAAGGCGTGCAGCGTGAGGGTGTGTCCTCCCTGGACAGCAGCAGTCTTGGCCTGTGCTTGTCTAGCACCAATAGTCTCTACGATGACATCGAGCACTTCCTCATGGACCTGGGTCAGTGGACTTGA